One genomic region from Polyangiaceae bacterium encodes:
- a CDS encoding Hachiman antiphage defense system protein HamA has product MAGAKTKTKAKKAPAKPKATTPTHPVSQWLDVSTSAVGRHSLRVLTERDGSRASILDDLRELVRGHYVHPKLTAKRIASLGAPKTAALLREHVPTRKKARSGDLGEVLATELAEQELQYDVPIRRLRWKDGREMALRGDDIIGVGRTNKDKLLLLKGESKSRATLSTAVLDEAGGALDSDRGRPTRHSVLFVAERLRELGEDDLAEELEEAVLASFRGISVAHMLFVLTGGSPKNLLEAHLTGAAKKKRLRHAVAVRIKDHAKFIELLFGGL; this is encoded by the coding sequence CGAAGGCAAAGAAGGCGCCCGCGAAGCCCAAGGCAACCACTCCGACTCATCCCGTTTCGCAGTGGTTGGACGTCAGCACATCCGCGGTTGGTCGGCATTCGCTCCGGGTGCTCACGGAACGTGACGGCAGCCGCGCTTCGATTTTGGACGACCTTCGCGAGCTGGTGCGCGGGCACTACGTGCACCCGAAGCTCACGGCGAAGCGTATTGCCTCGCTGGGCGCCCCCAAGACGGCCGCGCTGTTGCGTGAGCACGTCCCGACCAGGAAGAAGGCCCGCTCAGGCGACCTGGGTGAGGTATTGGCGACGGAGCTCGCTGAACAGGAGCTTCAGTACGACGTCCCGATCAGACGCCTGCGCTGGAAGGACGGACGAGAGATGGCGCTCCGCGGAGACGACATCATAGGCGTCGGGCGCACCAACAAGGACAAGCTACTGCTCCTCAAAGGGGAGTCAAAGAGCCGTGCAACGTTGTCGACGGCCGTCCTTGATGAGGCCGGCGGGGCGCTGGACAGCGACCGTGGCAGGCCAACGCGTCACTCGGTGCTGTTCGTCGCAGAACGGCTTCGCGAGTTGGGTGAGGACGACCTCGCAGAGGAACTCGAGGAGGCGGTGTTGGCGAGCTTCCGAGGGATCTCCGTTGCCCACATGCTCTTCGTTCTCACCGGCGGTTCGCCGAAGAACTTGCTCGAGGCGCACCTGACGGGCGCTGCAAAGAAGAAGCGGCTCCGGCACGCCGTCGCCGTTCGTATCAAGGACCACGCGAAGTTCATCGAACTCCTGTTCGGGGGGCTGTAG